In one Grus americana isolate bGruAme1 chromosome 1, bGruAme1.mat, whole genome shotgun sequence genomic region, the following are encoded:
- the ADM2 gene encoding protein ADM2 has product MRAPAPVALGCISLVLCLLELPACLPLPDGRSPKRREPPDRRPFPASLLGKHPAPQQPALLQPAGGSRHRPLVPRHGPKLVPRHGPRPAPRHRLLIPRHRPKFVPRHGPRHGALLAPRHSRRLVLRHGPRHARGRRHASGRLQHAQLLRVGCVLGTCQVQNLSHRLWQLMGQSGRQDSSPMNPNSPHSYG; this is encoded by the exons atGAGAGCCCCGGCGCCGGTTGCGCTGGGTTGCATCAGCTTGGTGCTGtgtctgctggagctgcccgcctgcctgcccctgcccgacGGCCGCTCGCCCAAGCGCAG GGAGCCCCCGGACCGGAGACCCTTCCCGGCCTCGCTCCTTGGGAAGCACCCGGCACCGCAGCAACCCGCCCTGCTGCAGCCCGCCGGCGGCTCCCGCCACAGGCCGCTCGTCCCGCGCCACGGCCCGAAGCTCGTCCCGCGCCAcggcccccgcccggccccccgGCACAGACTGCTCATCCCACGGCACCGCCCCAAGTTCGTCCCCCGGCACGGACCCCGGCACGGTGCCCTCCTGGCCCCCCGGCACAGCCGCCGCCTCGTGCTGCGGCACGGCCCCCGGCACGCGCGAGGCCGCCGACACGCGTCGGGACGGCTGCAGCACGCGCAGCTGCTGCGGGTGGGCTGCGTGCTGGGcacctgccaggtgcagaaccTGAGCCACCGCCTCTGGCAGCTCATGGGCCAGTCGGGCCGCCAGGACTCGTCCCCCATGAACCCCAACAGCCCCCACAGCTacgggtga